In Formosa haliotis, the sequence ATCAATACACAAATAATAACAATCTGTTTTTTGGGGTGTGGAATATTGCAAGAATTAAAATCTACAATGGAGTTTTCTGAGCAACTTCACTATGTAAGGTTAATTTATGAAACTTTTTATTATTACGGTAATCCGTAATATTTTCTTACAAGAAAGTAATATCTTTAGGGATTAAATAAACGACATCCCTTTTCCTTCTCTAGATATAGTGAGATTTAGTGTGGTTAAAAGGAGTTAGCGGTAATTTCAGTAAACCACCGAAATTAGAAACATAACTTGCTTGAAAAATATTACTTTTACTAAATAATAGGATTTAGAATTATCATATGAAAAAACTAGAGTTATCAGAAGTTAAAAAATACGTAGAAGACAATATTGGTGATTTCCACAAAAAAGAGTTGATAAACTTGACCAACTACAATTAAAGACTGTTTTGAGGAAGAAAAATCCATATTTATTCAAGGCAAAGAATATAATGACAGCTCAGGAGTTAATTCAAGGAGTTGTTGATGCTTTTATTTCATCTAGCGAAGAAGGAATATTTGGTAATTGGTTAGAAGGACTGGCAGTATTTGTTAATGGAAAAGTTTACGATGGAAGAAAATCTGGGATTCCTGGGGTTGATTTAGAATTTGACAATAATAATGTACGATATATAGTTTCGATAAAGTCTGGTCCAGCTTGGGGTAATGATAGCCAAATCAAAAAAATGGTTGACAATTTTAATTCTGCAAGAAAGGTACTTAGGACATCTGGCTCTAATGTAAATGTTATGGCTATAAATGGTTGCTGTTATGGAAGAACAACACCTAAGAATAATTACAAGCAAAAAGGGGATTATTATAAGTATTGCGGTCAAGTATTTTGGAGTTTTATATCAGGAAACAATAATTTGTACAAAGAAATTGTAGAACCTCTTGGTTATTTAGCACAAGAAAAAAATGAAGACTATATAAAATCATATACTCAAAAAATCAACCTTTTTACAAAAGAACTAGCGAATGACTTTTTTAAGGATAATGGAGAGATTGATTGGGATAAACTATTAGAATTCAATTCAAAAGGAAATATTTAAAATTTTGCTTTAATTTATACTATAATACATCTATCTTTGGTACTTTGTAATATTTCGCAAACGAAAGTATGTTAAGTACCAATGATAAGTGTAAAAACAGCATCAGAAAGATTAAATATTTCCCCGCAACAAGTCAGAAATCTATGTAGGTCTGGTAAGTTAAAGAGTGAAAAGTTAGGCAATGCATGGGTTATTGAAGAATCAAATTTGGAATACTACTTCGACACTACCTGCTCTGGAGTAGCTGAAGACCAAGCAAAATATGAAACTAAGAAACAATCAAAAGATACTCCAATAGCATTAAGTTTCTTTAGTGGAGCTATGGGGTTGGATATTGGCTTAGAAAAAGCTGGTTTTAAAACAATATTTGCAAGTGAGATTAATAATGCTTGCCGAAAAACTATCTTAAAGAATAATCCTGAGATTAACCTAATTGGAGATATTTTAGATTACTCTCCACAAGAGATTAAAAAGATATCTGGATTAACCGAAAATGATGATATTGATTTAATTGTAGGTGGACCACCTTGTCAAGCATTTAGCACAGCAGGTAAAAGAAAGGGCTTTGAGGATAAGAGAGGGAATGTATTTTTAACATTTATTGATATTATTATAGCTTTAAGACCTAAATATGCAGTAATTGAAAATGTTAGAGGTTTATTGTCAGCTCCTTTAAAACATAGACCACATAAATCAAGAGGAGATGAGTTTGAAGAGCTAACTGCTGATGAACTGCCAGGGGGAGCGCTTAATCATATAATTAATAAACTAAGAGAAAGTGGATATGCTACATCCTTTAATCTATATAACTCTGCTAATTTTGGTACTCCCCAAAAGAGAGAAAGAATTGTAATTATTTGTTCACGAAATGGAGAAAAACCTCCGTTTTTAGAACCAACACACTCTGAGCATGGAATAAATAATCTTCCAAAATGGAGGACATTTAAAGATGCTGTATCTAGGTTATCAGATTCTAATCATGATTACATCAACTTTCCTGAAAAAAGGTTGAAGTATTATCGTATGATTAATGAAGGTAAAAACTGGCGTAGTTTGCCAATAGAAACACAAAAAGAAGCTATGGGGGCATCTTTCTATTCAGGTGGTGGAAAAACTGGATTTTTAAGACGGTTGGCTTGGGATAAACCAAGTCCAACATTATTAACACATCCAGCTATGCCTGCAACAGACCTTTGTCATCCAATAGAGAACCGACCTTTGAGTATTCAAGAATACAAAGCAATACAAGAGTTTCCCGAAGATTGGCAGATAGAAGGGAGTATTCTTGAACAATATAAACAAATCGGCAATGCTGTTCCTGTTGGGTTAGGCTTTGCTGTTGGCAAACTTTTAGTGAAACTAATTAGAGGACAAAAGATAGAAAATTTCAAAGATTTTAAGTTCTCGCGATACTTGAATACTGATGATAAAAGCTGGCAACAAAATTTTAACAAGCAACGAAAGAAAACAAATTCATATACATTGGAATTGTAGTAAGTTGCTGTTAATAAGAAAAACTACCGCTAATAATGTGTCATAAGTAATGTGGGGAACGTAGTGTTTATAAGAGTTTGTATGTTTTTTTTAGCCCCGCCAAAACTACGATTTGACAGGATAAATAAAAATTGAAAGTTAACTGTAAAATCGTAGTTTTGGCTACTTAGGTATTTGAGACAGTTGTGGGTTAAATCCCGCACTACTCATACACGAGCCGTCAGACTGTCTAATAACTATTGCTTTTTTAGTTACATTTTCAAGAAGTTCTCAAGTAATTTCCAGGTGATTTTTGTATCTTTTAGTTATGAAATTCATACCTGGAAAAGACCGAAAACAGACCTGCCTTTTTCCTGTTTCTCTTGATGATTAAATAGATTCCGAGAATAACGTAAGGTCTATAGATCAATTTCCTATAGTTGTTGCTGAAGCTAAAACCCCCATTCGTCCAGCGATAAGTTGGTTAGATAGTGCACATGAAGTTCATGATATTTATGAAAATACAATATGTACCACACACCTATCAGTACCATGGGTACGGATAGCAAAGAAGATTTTGAAAACATCTTTGAAGATATGGATTTAAACTCTACCAAATTAAGAAAAAGCCCTGCACTCGTAACAAGATTATCGCTAAAATACTCACGCATTTTAAACTAAGTTTAAGATGACAAAAAGAATATTGTAAATGGAATTAGGTCTGGAAATTATTTTTTCTATAATAGGTACGATAATAATAATTGTTCTAATAGGTATTATTGATGTTAAAGAAAAACGTATTAAAGTTTTAGAAAAAGCTTTAAAATCAGCACATACGGAACTAGAAAGGGGTTTTAAACCTAGAAAACCTTCAAATGTTGGTTCAAATAATAGCCCTAAAGACTTCATTGTACCCGAAACTAAACCACTTTCAACATCTAAAACAACAGCAAAAAGAGAAATAAATTTTGCTAATCTTAAAAAAAGTGAAGCCACCTATTTTATAAATAATGATCAAGATGAATATTTCCTAACTGTGGAAAATACACGGTTCTCCAATATTAATAAGGCTAAACCCGTATGGTGGTTCGATATTCCACCTGAATTGTTTAAAAATGATCTACACTTAATTTTAAATACGAAGAGCAAAATGTATTGGTTGCGAATTCCCAGAGGCACTTTTGATTTACCCCAACAACATTTTTATATTAGACAAGACAATAACAAAGTACAGCTAAGGATCTCAACTGAACGAGGTAATTATTTCATGAGAGACATAGCGCCTATGAGCCGTGGTGTCGGTTTTGAGAAGTATATTGTTAAAGAATATAGGTAAATTCCTATTAGGATATAACCCAATAAAATTAATCTGGCTAAAAATCAAATATGATGTCTAATGGCAAAATATCTAATTTAAAATGGTTATACATAAGTGTTAATCTAAGAGTTGCTGTATTAGAATAAAATACATAATTTTAGATGTTTTTATTGTAATAATTTCATAAGTGATGTCAGATAAAAAAGGCCTTACAATAAAGCAGGTTTACGATTTAGTTTGGTCGAAACCTCTTATTACTGTAGCTAGGGAACTCAATATTGATGCCTATACCTTACGTAAAATATGCAAGCAACATAACGTTCCCATGCCAAAATCTGGCTATTGGCAAAAACTGAAACATAATAAAGAGGTTTCTAAAGAAGTGCTTTCTTCAGAAATAGAAAAGGACCCAACTCTAATCATTAAATTAAATGAAAATGGTCATCTTATCTATAAGCAACAAACCAAGGAAGCAGATAAAATAAAAACTGAAATAGAAAGTATAGGGAAGTTAACAGTCCCTGAAAAACTCTCAAATCCACACAAGTACATTAAAGCCACTCGGGAAAACCATAAGGCTATTAAAATCAGAAACCGTACCAGAAATTGGGACATAAAAATAGATGAAACCAATGTATTGAGTGTTAGTGTATCAGATGAATTGTTTCCAAGAGCATTAAGGTTTATGGATACATTGATAAAAGTAATGGAAATACGGGGATATGGTATTACAGCATCTCGAAAAACAACCATAGTGTTAAAGACGCAATCCTACAATATACGTTTAATTGAAAAGCATAAGAGGGTAAAACGGGAAACAAATAACAGTTGGCCTGAATTCGATCTGGTGCCAACAGGAAACTTGTGTTTAAAAATCGATAGATCATATCCTATAAAAGAATGGGGAGATACTAAAACAACAGTTTTAGAAGATAAAATAGCAGACATTTTAGCCTGGATAGAGTTAAAAGCGGAAGAGGATAGAAAACAACAAATAGCTAATAGAATTTGGTGGGCTGAACAAGAGAAAATTCGTAAAAGAAAGAAGCCATACAAGAACAAAAAGAGCGAGAACTTTTAAAATTTAAAGCATTACTAGCAATGGCAACCCGTTGGCAGAAAGCAGAATATTTACGTAATTTTAATAAGGCATTAGAAAGTCATGATGTTAAGCTTCAGTTTGAAAATGAAGTAATAGAAGACCCTGTACAATGGGTAAAAGACATAGCAGATTGGTACGATCCTTTAATTGAAAAAGAAAATCCCTTAATGGAAGGTATCGATAAAGAGACCTTAACTTTTAACAAAAAATAAGGCTATAGTAGTAACATTATATCTTTAAGTTCTAATTGGATATATGAACTTAAACCAGATGAAATAGGTTGCTATAAAATTCTAAAAGTTGCAAGCAGAAAAATGCCTCTAGACAATTCATTAAACTTCCAAGATATTGTTCCTAAAATAGTAGGATATTCTGGTGCAGAAATTGTTTTCGTTGTTAAAGAAGCTGCAATAAATGCACTTAAACGATCTGTAAATGTTAAAGATATTATCATAGAAAACTATCGGATAGATATTGACCTTAATAAATTAAAAATAACAAAAAATGAATTTACTTTGGTAATTGAAAAACTAAAAGAGAATACATTATAATAGGCGAAAAGTCAGAAATAAAACGATGCACAACAAATTACTATACTAAAAATCAAAAGTAAATATTACACTTATACACCTTACAAAGGTAAATTTTACCTATATTTACTCTCGTTAATAAAACGTGAGTAAATATTACCCTTGTTCAAAATGACAGATTTTAATAGAGATACGCCTTACAATACCTTACCACTATTGCCTCCCAATAAAATGTTGGAAACAACAAAAGTGTTGCGTAAAACTATTGATGCCAGTAGAGCATTAGCACAGCTTAATGGTATGCTCACTAATTTGCCAAACCCAACATTATTTTTAGACACTATTCATTTACAAGAGGCAAAAGCAAGTTCCGAAATAGAAAACATTATTACAACTAACGATGATTTATACAAATCTTTAGTTGCCGATAAAAAGTTTGATAACCCTGCAACAAAGGAAGTACTAAGTTATAAAGAAGCGCTTTGGAAGGGTTTATACGATATAGAAAAACGCCCGTTTATAAGTACAAATTTATGCATAGACATAGTGCAACGCATAAAAAAGAATACGGCAGGAATAAGAACCACTCCTGGTACTGCTCTAAAAAATGCTAAAGGGGAAACGATTTATACACCACCGACAGGAGAAACTGTTATAAGGGAGAAATTAGCCAATTTAGAAACGTTTATTAATGAAAATGATACCATAGACCCATTAATAAAAATGGCGTTAATGCATTATCAATTTGAAGCCATACACCCGTTTAGTGATGGTAATGGAAGAACAGGACGCATCTTGTTATTACTCTATTTAAAACTAGAAAAACTATTAGACACACCTGCTATTTATTTAAGCGAGTATATTATAAAAAACAAAGCAGATTATTATAATAAATTACGTGAAGTCACCGAAAATAATGATTGGGAATCGTGGATATTATATATGTTAGAAATGGTAGAATATACCGCTAAAAAAGGTTTAAAGCGTTTAAAAGTTGTTACCGAGTTAATGGAGCAAATGACATCTGAAATTAAAGAAAAATTGCCTAAAGCATATACTAAAGAACTTGTAGAAATACTTTTCAGGTTACCTTATACCAAAAGACAATTTTTAATTGATGAAAAATTAGGAACCCCTAAAACAGTAGGTAATTATTTAATGGACTTAGAAGCTGCAGGCTTTTTAATGTCCGAAAAAGTTGGTAAAGAAAAACTATACCTCAATCATAGATTAATGGCTGTATTAGAGCAGGCTTAATTTATATTAGAAAAAAAATAAAACACCATTAAATTTAAACTATGAACTTCATTAAGAATAAAGTATTTCAAATTACATGTTTGTTTTTTTTTGTCCTAGAATTAAACGCTCAAATCATTGAAACAAAGTTAGCACCAGGGGTCGATGAAACGAATACTGAATTTATGGAAATCTTTGATTTATGGAAATCTTATTTGAAAAATAGCCCTGATAAAATTTATGATAATCCTTATTGGAATTTAAAAGAAAAAGAGAGTTACAAATCTTATGATTTGTTAAATTCTCATGGATTTTTATCTCCTTCATTATATGGGTTAAATGTTAAGAATGTCGTGCTTTATATTCAAAAAGAAAAAAATTTTCATGTAATTGTATCAGAATATTATTGGCTGAATCAAGAAGAAATGTACCCTCTAGCCATTACTAAAGTCATTGCTAAAAAAATGATTTAGGTGAATTCAAGTTACATAATTGGTTGCCTTATTACACGAGAAATTGGAAAACAAATAAATCGGGTCTTATTACTTATGTTTATCCATCATCTTATGAGCTAAATATGGATGAAGTGAAAAATGCTAATAAATTTGTAGATAATCTAAATAGGTTGTTTGATTTGGCAGAAGAGCAAATTATATACTATATAAACGAAAATTGTGATAATATTTTTTATTCACAAGGGTATGAGTTTGTGATGTCCATGGGGCGTGAACCAAATCGTTGCGGATTCTTCGATAGTATAAACAACATTGTTTATACTATCGAAGAATCAGGAGCATTCCATAAGCATGAATTAATTCATTTAATAAATAAAAAATTTCCAAAAGCAAACCCTATTTTGCTAAGTGGTTTAAGTATCTATACAGACAGTCCTAATTGTTTATTAGGGAAGCCTTTTATTTATCATGTTGGAAAAGTTCAAGAAATAATTGAAAACAACCCGAACATTGATTTATCAAATTGGTGGGATGTCAAACGTGTAGACAGTATAACGGAACCATTATATGTTACGGGTGCAATATTGTGTGATATTATTTTAGAATTTGGAGGAATAGAATTTTTCAAAGATGCATTACAAAGTGGCTATGAGGACCAAGACCTGTTAAATTTCTTTGATACAAAAATGGGGTTAACAAAGAAAGATTTAAACATTGAAATGAAAAAACGAATTTATGAAATTTCTGAAATGGAAAAAATGACTTTTTTAATTAAATTATAATATTAGGATACAATGACTACCCCCTAATTATAAACAACCAGATGGTAAAGATTGTAGCCCAACTTGTATAAAGATAATTGCAAAATATTATGATAAAACTATCAGCTTATCTTCTCTAAGGATACTTAATGAAACCCAAAAAGTGGGTAGTAGTTTACTTAATCTTAGTAAAGCAATTAAAGAGATAGGTTTTCGAAGTCTAGGTGTAAAAATAAATTTAAAAGAATTATTTCCAATTCGTTATTTTGACACACATATACCCCACATTTACAAAAGCAACCAAGCAGTCATGGTTTCTAATCTCTTAATATTTATATTTGGTGATATTAAAAGATTTTGAAGGTAATTAAAATTAAATTTCTTTTACTTGACTTTTTTGTAATTAAATTTTCACTTTCTGTACTACGCATGTACCACACACCCACCTAAACCCTTGCTATACCTGAATAGTTAATTACTGTATCGGGAAATAAATCCTACTTTGCTATCCTTTGCTTAATTTATAGTAAATTGTTGCTAAATTTCTTACTTATAAAAAAGGCAAGGTATTACTGTTGAAAAACAGCAATAAACTATTTCCTCCTGTTTATAAAGTTTAGGAGTTTTTATTAAATTTCAGGCTTTTGAACCCTAATTTCTTATGAAAAACATACTTCTTTTG encodes:
- a CDS encoding DNA cytosine methyltransferase; translation: MISVKTASERLNISPQQVRNLCRSGKLKSEKLGNAWVIEESNLEYYFDTTCSGVAEDQAKYETKKQSKDTPIALSFFSGAMGLDIGLEKAGFKTIFASEINNACRKTILKNNPEINLIGDILDYSPQEIKKISGLTENDDIDLIVGGPPCQAFSTAGKRKGFEDKRGNVFLTFIDIIIALRPKYAVIENVRGLLSAPLKHRPHKSRGDEFEELTADELPGGALNHIINKLRESGYATSFNLYNSANFGTPQKRERIVIICSRNGEKPPFLEPTHSEHGINNLPKWRTFKDAVSRLSDSNHDYINFPEKRLKYYRMINEGKNWRSLPIETQKEAMGASFYSGGGKTGFLRRLAWDKPSPTLLTHPAMPATDLCHPIENRPLSIQEYKAIQEFPEDWQIEGSILEQYKQIGNAVPVGLGFAVGKLLVKLIRGQKIENFKDFKFSRYLNTDDKSWQQNFNKQRKKTNSYTLEL
- a CDS encoding PmeII family type II restriction endonuclease — protein: MRKKNPYLFKAKNIMTAQELIQGVVDAFISSSEEGIFGNWLEGLAVFVNGKVYDGRKSGIPGVDLEFDNNNVRYIVSIKSGPAWGNDSQIKKMVDNFNSARKVLRTSGSNVNVMAINGCCYGRTTPKNNYKQKGDYYKYCGQVFWSFISGNNNLYKEIVEPLGYLAQEKNEDYIKSYTQKINLFTKELANDFFKDNGEIDWDKLLEFNSKGNI
- a CDS encoding Fic family protein, with product MTDFNRDTPYNTLPLLPPNKMLETTKVLRKTIDASRALAQLNGMLTNLPNPTLFLDTIHLQEAKASSEIENIITTNDDLYKSLVADKKFDNPATKEVLSYKEALWKGLYDIEKRPFISTNLCIDIVQRIKKNTAGIRTTPGTALKNAKGETIYTPPTGETVIREKLANLETFINENDTIDPLIKMALMHYQFEAIHPFSDGNGRTGRILLLLYLKLEKLLDTPAIYLSEYIIKNKADYYNKLREVTENNDWESWILYMLEMVEYTAKKGLKRLKVVTELMEQMTSEIKEKLPKAYTKELVEILFRLPYTKRQFLIDEKLGTPKTVGNYLMDLEAAGFLMSEKVGKEKLYLNHRLMAVLEQA